One window of the Camelina sativa cultivar DH55 chromosome 1, Cs, whole genome shotgun sequence genome contains the following:
- the LOC104705507 gene encoding feruloyl CoA ortho-hydroxylase 1-like: MEDIDPTYIQPPEHRKDSNFIPNQPEEIRVIDLSRLDDPEDVQNVISEIGDACEKWGFFQVINHGVPCDTRHRVEKTARMFFNLPMEEKLKVKRDEVNQVGYHDGEHTINIKDWKEVFDINIKDPTVIHSSTDPEDEGLRLV, encoded by the coding sequence ATGGAGGATATTGATCCAACTTACATCCAACCACCAGAGCATAGAAAAGATTCGAATTTCATCCCTAACCAACCCGAAGAGATACGCGTGATCGATCTCTCGCGCCTCGACGATCCCGAAGATGTCCAAAACGTTATCTCAGAGATTGGTGACGCCTGTGAGAAATGGGGATTCTTTCAGGTGATCAATCATGGTGTGCCTTGCGACACAAGACACCGTGTGGAGAAGACTGCAAGGATGTTTTTCAATTTGCCAATGGAAGAGAAGCTGAAGGTGAAGAGAGACGAGGTGAATCAAGTAGGGTATCACGATGGAGAGCACACGATAAACATTAAAGACTGGAAAGAAGTGTTCGATATTAATATCAAAGATCCAACGGTTATTCATTCTTCCACTGATCCTGAAGATGAAGGTTTAAGGCTTGTGTAG
- the LOC104783972 gene encoding flavonol synthase/flavanone 3-hydroxylase-like — MKDLDPSYIQAPEHRRDSNSIPNQPEEIRVIDLSRLDDPKDIQNVISEIGDACEKWGFFQVINHGVPLDARQRVEKTVKTFFDLPREEKIKVKRDEVNQVGYHDGEHTTNVRDWKEVFDMYFKNPVVIPSSTDPEDEGIRLVYNKWPQFPSDLREACEEYARHAEKLAFKLLELISLSLGLPKERFHDYFKEQMSFFRINRYPPCPRPDLALGVGHHKDPDVLGLLAQDEVGGLQVRRRSDGVWFPIRPVPNALVINLGNCMELWTNDKYWSAEHRVVVNTTRERYSIPFFLLPSHDVEVKPLEELVSPKNPPRYKGYKWGKFYASRNRSKFQNQDIETLQVDDLKVVT; from the exons ATGAAGGATCTTGATCCAAGTTACATCCAAGCACCAGAGCATAGAAGAGATTCAAATTCCATCCCTAACCAACCCGAAGAAATACGCGTGATAGATCTCTCGCGCCTCGATGACCCCAAAGATATTCAAAACGTTATCTCAGAGATCGGTGACGCCTGTGAGAAATGGGGATTTTTTCAGGTCATTAATCATGGTGTGCCTTTGGACGCAAGACAACGTGTGGAGAAGACTGTGAAGACGTTTTTCGATTTGCCAagggaagaaaaaataaaggtgAAGAGAGACGAGGTGAATCAAGTAGGGTATCACGATGGTGAACACACGACAAACGTTAGAGATTGGAAAGAAGTGTTCGATATGTATTTCAAAAACCCAGTGGTTATTCCTTCTTCCACTGATCCTGAAGACGAAGGTATAAGGCTTGTTTACAACAAGTGGCCTCAGTTTCCTTCTGATTTAAG ggAAGCATGTGAAGAATATGCAAGACACGCTGAGAAATTAGCTTTCAAGCTCTTAGAACTAATTTCATTAAGCTTAGGCTTACCAAAAGAGCGTTTTCATGATTACTTCAAAGAACAAATGAGCTTTTTCAGGATAAATCGTTATCCACCATGTCCAAGACCTGACCTAGCTTTAGGTGTTGGTCACCACAAAGACCCAGACGTGTTAGGTTTACTGGCTCAAGATGAGGTTGGAGGATTACAAGTGCGTCGTAGATCGGACGGTGTTTGGTTTCCCATTAGACCCGTCCCTAATGCTCTTGTCATCAATTTAGGCAACTGTATGGAG CTATGGACGAATGATAAGTATTGGAGCGCAGAGCATAGAGTGGTGGTGAACACAACAAGAGAGAGATATTCCATACCATTCTTCTTGTTGCCTTCACATGATGTGGAAGTGAAGCCATTAGAAGAGCTTGTGAGTCCTAAAAACCCTCCAAGGTACAAAGGCTATAAATGGGGTAAGTTCTACGCCAGTAGAAACAGAAGCAAATTTCAAAACCAGGATATCGAAACTCTCCAAGTCGATGACTTGAAAGTTGTGACATAA